Genomic segment of Ewingella sp. CoE-038-23:
ACCCCGTGTAATAGATCATCTCTCAGGATTATATGACTTGCAGGCAGAGCTTTTATCAGCAATCTGCCTTCAGCGACCTCCGCAATTCTTTCCCGAACCTATTTTATGCCGATAAAAGAAAAAGAGCGCCGTCATTGCTGGGCGCTCTGCGTATTTCCAAATCGTGGTCAATCGTTAAAAAGCTCTGGTATATAATTAGTGCTTAAGAATGTACATTTCCTGACTGTAAGCCACGTCTTCCGGGTTGGTGATCGGATAGCCTTTCACCCAAGGTTTGATTAGGCGGCCGTTGGTGTACTGGTAGATCGGCGCGATCGGAGCCTGCTCGGCGATGATCTGCTCGGCCCGGTTATAATCGTCGTTGCGGCGCGCGTCGTTGGTTTCACGGCTGGCGTCACTCACGGCTTTGTCGTAATCGGCGTTACTGAATTTGCTGATGTTACTGTTGTGGGTAGAGGTCAGCAGCGACAGGAAGGTGGAGGCTTCATTGTAGTCGCCGACCCAAGAGGCGCGGATCACGTCGAAGTTGCCGGTATTGCGGCTGTCGATGTAGGTTTTCCACTCCTGATTGACCAGCTTGACGTCGGCCCCCAGGGTTTTCTTCCACATTGAGGCCACGGCGATAGCAATCTTCTGGTGGCTCTCAGAGGTGTTGTACAGCAGGGTAAGCTTTAGCGGCTTGTTAGGGCCATAGCCCGCCGCCGCCAGCAGCCCTTTAGCCTGCGAGTCCAGCTCTGCCTGCGAGTATTGCTGGAGAATACTTTTGCTCGGCTTGAAGCCGTTAGTGACGTCCGGCGTGAAGTGATAAGCCGGTATCTCGCCGGTGCCCAAGACTTTCTCAGCAATAATTTTACGGTCGATGCTGTAGGACAGAGCCTGACGCACGCGCGGGTCATCGGTCGGCGCACGCTTGGTGTTAAACGCGTAGTAGTAAGTCCCCAGCTGGAATGGCGTGTAAACCTGCCCCGGAATGTCCTTCAGCAGCTTCTGATACTGGTCTTTCGGGAAAGATTCGGTGATGTCGATATCATCGGCCAGATAGCGTTTGGTGGCATTGGACTCTTTGTTGATCGGCACAAAGGTCACTTTGGTCAGCACCGTATGGGCGTGATCCCAGTAATGCGGATTCGGCTCGAGCACCAGCTTTTCATTCACCACGCGGTCTTTCAGTACGAAAGCGCCGTTACCCACCATATTGCCGGGCTTGGTCCAGTCTTCACCATATTTCTCAACCGTGGCCTGATGTACCGGGAACAGGCTGAAATTCGCCAGCAGGCTGACGAAGTAAGGCACCGGGCGCTCTAACTGCACTTTCAGCTGGGTGTCGCTGACGGCGGTGACGCCAAGCTTATCCACCGGCATTTTGCCCGCAATAATGGCGTCAGCGTTTTGAATCCCGGCCAGGCCAGCAAACCATGCGCCGGTGGACAGCCCTTTCGGGTCCACCAGTCGACGCCAGCTATAAACGAAATCTTTCGCCGTGACAGGGTCACCGTTTGACCAGCGCGCGTCTTTGCGCAGATTGAAGACGAAGGTTTGGTTGTCCTGCGTGTGCCAGCTTTCGGCGACGCCCGGCACGCTTTTGCCATTGGCATCCTGATTGACTAACCCTTCGAACAGGTCGCGCACCACCTGAGCTTCAGGCAGGCCAATGACCTTGGTCGGGTCGAGCGAGGCGGGTTCATCTTTGATATGGCGGACAATTTCTTGCTTATCGGCCAACTGGGTCCCGGCCGGAACCTGCGCGGCGCTTGCGGTTCCTAGTGACAGCGCCACTAAACCGGCGCAAAGCGAATAAGCGAAGAGATGAGACTGTTTTCCCTGAGGCATGGTCGACTCCCGACAAGCAATTGATTTAATGATGTTACTGAGTTGTACCATTCATTGAATTCATACCCTATAAAAATTCGTTACAGATTTGTCTTGGCGCACAAAACTTCGGCAAGCCGGCGCAGTTTGCAGAAAAAAGGTGATTCGCGCCCTGCTGTAGACAATAAAACTACATTCAACGGGCAAACTGCGGTAAAAAAAGTTATTCAAACCTCTAATAACGGAACTGTTATGAGCGCCTTAATTCCCCGTCCCCTGCGCGGAAAACTCAGTAATCTTGGATTGCCCTACGGCAAGTCGCTGCTTGGCGCGCCGCTGATCTATTTTCCGGCTGCCAAGCCCGATGCCAGTACCGGGCTGATTCTGGCGGGGACTCACGGCGATGAAACCGCCGCCGTGGTCTCGCTCTCCTGCGCGCTGCGCTCGATTAAACCCGAGCAGCTGCGCCATCACGTGGTGTTGGCGGTGAACCCTGACGGCTGCCAGCTGGGGCTGCGCGCCAATGCCAACGGGGTAGATCTCAATCGCAACTTCCCCAGCGCTAACTGGAAAAGCGGCGACACGGTTTATCGCTGGAACAGCGCGGCGCAGGAGCGTGACGTAGTGTTGTCGACTGGAGAAAAGGCTGGCTCAGAGCTGGAAACGCAGGCGCTGTGCCATTTGATCCACCAGCTTGCTCCGAAGTGGGTAGTGACGTTTCACGAGCCGCTGGCCTGCATTGAAGACCCGCACACTTCGCCGCTGGGGGCTTGGCTGGCTAACGCCTTCAGCCTGCCGCTGGTGACCAGCGTGGGTTACGCCACGCCCGGCTCTTTCGGCAGCTGGTGCGAGGACCTGGGGTTGCACTGTATTACGGCGGAATACCCGCCGGTGTCGGCGGACCACGCCAGTGAAGTCTACCTACAGGCGCTGATCGACCTGCTCACCGGCGCGGCGGACGAGCCTTAACTTTTTTACTGGGCGGAGCCTGCGAGGTCAATCACTCCGCAGTGGAAAGCCAGCGGCGGATCGACGTCCTGCGCGAGCCAGGTTGGGCCGTCGAGGTCAACAAACTTCGCCCCGGCGGCCAGCGGCAGCGCGGCGCGCACCGCCCGTGACGTACACAACATGCAGCCCAGCATGATGTCAAAACCTAGCGCATGGGCCCCTGACGCCAGCCTTAGCGCCTCGGTCAACCCGCCGGTTTTATCCAGCTTGATGTTGACCATTTCATAGCGACCTTGCAGCGCCTCTAGCCCTTCCAGCGTGTGACAGCTTTCATCGGCACAAATTGGCAGTGGATGGATGAAGTTCTCCAGCGCGGAGTCCTGCCCGGCGGGAAGTGGCTGCTCAAGCATCATGACGCCTAAATCCGCCAGCAGCTGGCAGCGCGACGCCAGCCCTTCGCTCTGCCACGACTCATTGGCATCAACGATTAACGTCGCGTGCGGCACGGCGCTGCGGATCGCCACCATGCGCTCGGCAATCATGCGATCGTCAAGTTTCACTTTCAGCAGGGTTGCGCCGTTTTTCTGGTGCGTTAAGGCGGCGGCGGCCATCGCCTCGGGGGCATCCACGCTTAGGGTCTGGGCCATGCTGATGGAGGAAAGCGGCTCAATGCCGGTGAGATCCCAAAGGCTGCGCCCGGTCTGCTGACTCTCCAAATTCCACAGCGCGCAGTCGAGGGCGTTGCGCGCCGCTCCGGCGGGCAGCAGGCGCTGTAGCTCGTCGCGGCTGGCGCCCTGCTCGATAGCGGGCAGCACGCTGGCTATCTGCTCCATGACGCTGGTTTCGCTTTCGCCATAGCGCGGATAAGGGGTGCATTCGCCGACGCCGCGCACGCCATTGTGTTCAATTTCTACCGTGACCACTCTCGCCTCGGTTCGACTCCCGCGTGAAATGACAAAGGCCGTGTGTAACGGCCAGGCTTCTGGATAAAAGCGCACACTTCTCATAACGGCTCCCAATTTTCCTCTGCCACCTTCGGCCCATGCTCAAAGGTTTAACACCGCGTCTCTTTTTCCAAAGTAGTTGAAATTGGCGCTTTTCAGCAAGTCACAAAATGACCTGAAGTTAATTTGGATCAGTAACTTGGGATATCGCGCACAGCCCGCGCGGCTTCGCCCAAAACTTCGACGGGAAAACAATTATTTAGCAAACTTTATATATCCAATTCACAATTGTTATCCTAAACTGAGGGCCGTTTGTCTCATCTGTACAAAGGAAAATATTATGACCCAGACAGTACATTTTCAGAGCAACCCGGTTAGCGTTGCTGGCCAAATCCCACAGGTCGGCGATAACGTTAAGCCTTTTACTTTACTCGCAAAAGATCTCTCTGATGTCAGCCTGAGCAGTTTTGTCGGTAAACGCAAGGTGCTGAACATCTTCCCAAGCATTGATACCGGCGTTTGTGCGGCTTCCGTGCGTAAATTCAACCAGTTGGCGGGCGAAGTAGACAACACCGTGGTGCTGTGTATTTCTTCCGACCTGCCGTTCGCGCAGTCACGCTTCTGCGGCGCGGAAGGCCTGTCAAACGTAGTTACCCTCTCCACCCTGCGTGGCGGCGAGTTCAAGAATGACTACGGCGTGGCGATCACCGATGGCCCATTGGCGGGTCTGACTGCCCGTGCCGTTATCGTTCTGGATGGTCAGGACAACGTGCTGCACAGTGAGCTGGTTAACGAAATCACCACTGAACCTAATTACGAAGCTGCCCTGGCCGTACTGAAATAGTCTGCCCTGGCCTAAGGCTTACAAGACAAAGCCCTGCGTTTGCAGGGCTTTTTTATGGTTTTGTTAAAGCTGAATACGGCGATTATTCGTCGCTGCCGTCGGGCTTGCGGCTGCTCAGGCCGTACTCGCGCAGCTTGTTGGCAATCGCGGTGTGGGAGACGCCAAGGCGTTTCGCCAGCTTACGTGTACTTGGATAAGTGCGATAAAGCCGGGTTAACACCGAACGCTCGAAACGCTTGCTGATGTCGTCCAGCGAGCCGTTCAGCGCCTCTTCCCCCAGCGCCACTTCGGCATCAAAGTCAGGCAGAACCACGTCCTGCGGGCGCAGCTCGCCGCCTTCTAACTGGGTTAACGCCCGGTAAATGGCGTTTTTCAGTTGGCGAACGTTGCCCGGCCAGCCGTAGTGCGTGAGGTAATTGGCCAGTTGGGAAGAGAGTTTCGGACGCGGCATCCCCTGCTCGTCGGAGAAACGCGCCACGAACAGCTCGGTGAGCGGCATCACGTCGGCCTGACGTTCGCGCAGCGGCGGCAGCGTCACGGTGAGCACGTTGAGGCGATAATAGAGATCCTCGCGGAATTCGCCGCGCTGTACCAGCTCCACCAGATTCTTCTGGGTGGCGCACATCACGCGCACATCCACTTTCACCTCATGCTCTTCACCCACGCGACGGAAAGTGCCGTCATTCAGGAAGCGCAGCAGCTTGATCTGCATTCTTGGCGACATTTCGCCGATTTCATCCAGCAACACCGAGCCGCCGTTAGCCTGCTCGAAGAAGCCTTTTTTGCCTTCTACCGCGTTTGGGTAAGCCCCGGCGGCGTAGCCAAACAGCTCACTCTCCACCACTTCGTCCGGCAGCGAGGCGCAGTTCAAGCCGAGGAACGGCTTCTTGCCGCGCGCGCTGCGCAGATGGCAGGCGTGGGCCAGTAAATCCTTGCCGGTGCCGGTATCGCCGACAATCAGCAGCGGCGCATCGAGCATCGCCAGCTTGCGCGCCTGCTCCAACACCTGACGCATTTTGCTGCTCACCGCCACAATGTGGTCAAACTCGCTGTCATCGTTAACGGTTAAGTCTTGCAGCTGGCGGCCCATGCGCGCCGTGGATTTGAGCATCACCACCGCGCCGACCATTTCGCTGGCCTGCTGCTCGTCGTTTAGCTCAATCGGCGTCAGGTCCATCAGGAAATCCTGACTGCGGATCACCACTCGCTCGGAGTGCGGGCGGCTGGATTCACTCTCCAGCCAGCGGGTAATGTTATAGCCGGTGATCAGGCTGGCGGCGGGCTGTTGGCGAATTTTGTCTTCGTCCATTTCAAACAGCGCCAGCGCGGCCGGGTTGGCAAGATCAACCTTGCCTTTCATATCGATGGAGAACACCGGTTCTGGCATGGAAACCAGTAAGGCGCGCAGCGCACGGTGCTCGCGTTCGGAAGGCATGAATGCCACGGTGCGGACATCGGTGACGCCGTCGATGCGCCGGATCTCGGCCATCAGCGCACGGAAAGTGTCAAAATCCAGTTGGGAGAAATTAAGGTAAATACGACCACTGGCCGCAATCTCAATGCCGCGCAGATCAATGCTACGCAGAACCAATAAATCGAGTAACTCTCGGGCAAGACCCAAGCGGTCTTCGCAAAAAACTTCCAGACGCATCAGTGTTGACCTTTTTCTGCCGGTGCGGAAATCGCTGGTGAGAATAATACTCTCTCAAGTACAGCGGAAGAAGAGACTGTCACAAAATGTTGACAGAAAATTGTAATAATTAGCAGAAAAATCTTAGGACAAGACTCAATTATCTTCAATTTTTGAAAATATGTTCAAAAGCTGAGCAGTGCCGCCCTCGTACCATTGGCAAAAATTATCTGCTAACATCGGCTGCTGATTTCACCGTCTAAAATGGTTCCCGACTATGAAGTTCGTCTCCTTTAATATCAACGGATTGCGCGCACGTCCGCACCAACTTGCCGCCCTTATAGAGCAACATCAGCCAGACGTTATCGGCCTGCAAGAAACCAAAGTGCATGACGATATGTTCCCGCTGGAAGAGGTTAGCCAGCATGGCTATCACGTTTTCTATCATGGCCAGAAAGGTCATTACGGCGTGGCGATGCTCACCAAGCAGGAGCCGGTTGCCGTGCGCCGTGGCTTCCCGGGCGACGAAGAAGACGCCCAGCGCCGCATCATCATGGCGGATATCGAAACCCCGCAGGGCCTGCTGACCGTGATTAACGGCTACTTCCCGCAGGGTGAAAGTCGTGACCACCCGACCAAATTCCCCGCCAAAGCGCGTTTCTATCAGGATTTGCAGGACTACCTGACAAATCACCTGTCGGTGCAAAATCCGGTGCTGGTGATGGGCGATGTGAACATCAGCCCGACCGATTTGGATATCGGCATTGGCGAAGACAGCCGCAAACGCTGGCTGCGCACCGGCAAGTGCTCCTTCTTGCCAGAAGAGCGCGAGTGGATGGATCGCCTGAAAGGCTGGGGCTTGGTGGATACTTTCCGCTTCGCCAACCCAGAGGTGAACGATCGGTTCTCGTGGTTCGACTATCGCTCAAAAGGCTTTGACGAAAATCGCGGCCTGCGAATCGACCTGCTGTTAGCCAGCACCCCGCTGGCGGCGCGCTGCATCGCCACAGGCATCGATTACGACATTCGTGGGATGGAGAAGCCTTCCGACCACGCGCCGGTGTGGGCCGAATTCGACCTGAAATGACCGACCAGGCGGCTTTGCCGATAGTGGATGTGGTGGCGGCGATCATTGAGCGGGATGGCAACATTCTGCTGGCTCGCCGCGACGCCTCCAGCGATCAGGCAGGCCTGTGGGAGTTCCCCGGTGGCAAAGTTGAAGCCGGGGAAACTCAGCCGCAGGCGCTAGTTCGTGAGTTGCAGGAAGAGATGGCCATCGATGTACAGGTGGAAGCTTGGGTTGCCAGCCACGACACTCTCCAGACGGCGCGAGTCATTCGCCTGCACGCGTGGCGAGTTTCAGCCTTCCAAGGTGACATTACGTTACGTTGTCACTCGGAATATGTTTGGGTGACGCCGCAACAGGCGTTTAGCTACGCGCTGGCCCCGCCCGATGTCCCCTTGCTGGAAGCCTACTGCGCCACGCTTTAAGGCTAAGTTTATAGAGACTCTGTTCATAAAGACTCAGGGCGCCCTCTCGGCGCCCTTTTGCTATTCACTGATCACTTGCAGAACGGCTGGCGTTACTTCTTCATCCGTTCCCATTTCAAATCGTTAGTGCCCACCACCTGCGGGTCGCGCACGCACTGCAATACAATGCTGTCTGCTGTTACCACCGCCCCTTCGGTGTAGCTTTTGTTATTGTAAATGCAGCAGTTATGACAGGTCGGCGCGCTGTTTTGATTGGCATTGGCGCTGTTCTCCCACACCTGCGGCGGCAGGGGTACCACGATATCTGCACCATTGCCGATGCCAGGACGATTGGCCATCGCGGGCGCGGCCAGCAGCAGCGAACTGCCCAACACGGCCATTATCAGTTTATTCATCATGGGTCGCTTCCTTACCTTTTGGCGGTGCCTTACGGCGTTTAGGGGCGCTCTTCGCGCCTTTGGCACCTGTCGCCGCCTTGCCCGTTCCCGCCGGTTTGGACGGAATACTGCGAAACGCCGAGGATACCCTTGTGGTTTTCGCCTGAATAATCAGGTTCTGTAAGGTCGCCACCAGAGGTTGCATAAAGTCCTGGTAGCGGCAATTTTTCTCACTGATGCGAGTCAGCGTCGACTCCCAGTCGGCGGTCATATCCGGGCGTCCGGCGATGTCCGGCAGCGAGTGGATCAGCGCCCGGCCAGTGTCGCTAGAGTGAATATAGCGCCCCTTCTTGTAGAGAAACTCGCGGCGGA
This window contains:
- a CDS encoding peptide ABC transporter substrate-binding protein, which gives rise to MPQGKQSHLFAYSLCAGLVALSLGTASAAQVPAGTQLADKQEIVRHIKDEPASLDPTKVIGLPEAQVVRDLFEGLVNQDANGKSVPGVAESWHTQDNQTFVFNLRKDARWSNGDPVTAKDFVYSWRRLVDPKGLSTGAWFAGLAGIQNADAIIAGKMPVDKLGVTAVSDTQLKVQLERPVPYFVSLLANFSLFPVHQATVEKYGEDWTKPGNMVGNGAFVLKDRVVNEKLVLEPNPHYWDHAHTVLTKVTFVPINKESNATKRYLADDIDITESFPKDQYQKLLKDIPGQVYTPFQLGTYYYAFNTKRAPTDDPRVRQALSYSIDRKIIAEKVLGTGEIPAYHFTPDVTNGFKPSKSILQQYSQAELDSQAKGLLAAAGYGPNKPLKLTLLYNTSESHQKIAIAVASMWKKTLGADVKLVNQEWKTYIDSRNTGNFDVIRASWVGDYNEASTFLSLLTSTHNSNISKFSNADYDKAVSDASRETNDARRNDDYNRAEQIIAEQAPIAPIYQYTNGRLIKPWVKGYPITNPEDVAYSQEMYILKH
- the mpaA gene encoding murein tripeptide amidase MpaA, giving the protein MSALIPRPLRGKLSNLGLPYGKSLLGAPLIYFPAAKPDASTGLILAGTHGDETAAVVSLSCALRSIKPEQLRHHVVLAVNPDGCQLGLRANANGVDLNRNFPSANWKSGDTVYRWNSAAQERDVVLSTGEKAGSELETQALCHLIHQLAPKWVVTFHEPLACIEDPHTSPLGAWLANAFSLPLVTSVGYATPGSFGSWCEDLGLHCITAEYPPVSADHASEVYLQALIDLLTGAADEP
- the ycjG gene encoding L-Ala-D/L-Glu epimerase; its protein translation is MRSVRFYPEAWPLHTAFVISRGSRTEARVVTVEIEHNGVRGVGECTPYPRYGESETSVMEQIASVLPAIEQGASRDELQRLLPAGAARNALDCALWNLESQQTGRSLWDLTGIEPLSSISMAQTLSVDAPEAMAAAALTHQKNGATLLKVKLDDRMIAERMVAIRSAVPHATLIVDANESWQSEGLASRCQLLADLGVMMLEQPLPAGQDSALENFIHPLPICADESCHTLEGLEALQGRYEMVNIKLDKTGGLTEALRLASGAHALGFDIMLGCMLCTSRAVRAALPLAAGAKFVDLDGPTWLAQDVDPPLAFHCGVIDLAGSAQ
- the tpx gene encoding thiol peroxidase; the encoded protein is MTQTVHFQSNPVSVAGQIPQVGDNVKPFTLLAKDLSDVSLSSFVGKRKVLNIFPSIDTGVCAASVRKFNQLAGEVDNTVVLCISSDLPFAQSRFCGAEGLSNVVTLSTLRGGEFKNDYGVAITDGPLAGLTARAVIVLDGQDNVLHSELVNEITTEPNYEAALAVLK
- the tyrR gene encoding transcriptional regulator TyrR, with the protein product MRLEVFCEDRLGLARELLDLLVLRSIDLRGIEIAASGRIYLNFSQLDFDTFRALMAEIRRIDGVTDVRTVAFMPSEREHRALRALLVSMPEPVFSIDMKGKVDLANPAALALFEMDEDKIRQQPAASLITGYNITRWLESESSRPHSERVVIRSQDFLMDLTPIELNDEQQASEMVGAVVMLKSTARMGRQLQDLTVNDDSEFDHIVAVSSKMRQVLEQARKLAMLDAPLLIVGDTGTGKDLLAHACHLRSARGKKPFLGLNCASLPDEVVESELFGYAAGAYPNAVEGKKGFFEQANGGSVLLDEIGEMSPRMQIKLLRFLNDGTFRRVGEEHEVKVDVRVMCATQKNLVELVQRGEFREDLYYRLNVLTVTLPPLRERQADVMPLTELFVARFSDEQGMPRPKLSSQLANYLTHYGWPGNVRQLKNAIYRALTQLEGGELRPQDVVLPDFDAEVALGEEALNGSLDDISKRFERSVLTRLYRTYPSTRKLAKRLGVSHTAIANKLREYGLSSRKPDGSDE
- the xthA gene encoding exodeoxyribonuclease III, encoding MKFVSFNINGLRARPHQLAALIEQHQPDVIGLQETKVHDDMFPLEEVSQHGYHVFYHGQKGHYGVAMLTKQEPVAVRRGFPGDEEDAQRRIIMADIETPQGLLTVINGYFPQGESRDHPTKFPAKARFYQDLQDYLTNHLSVQNPVLVMGDVNISPTDLDIGIGEDSRKRWLRTGKCSFLPEEREWMDRLKGWGLVDTFRFANPEVNDRFSWFDYRSKGFDENRGLRIDLLLASTPLAARCIATGIDYDIRGMEKPSDHAPVWAEFDLK
- a CDS encoding pyrimidine (deoxy)nucleoside triphosphate diphosphatase, producing the protein MTDQAALPIVDVVAAIIERDGNILLARRDASSDQAGLWEFPGGKVEAGETQPQALVRELQEEMAIDVQVEAWVASHDTLQTARVIRLHAWRVSAFQGDITLRCHSEYVWVTPQQAFSYALAPPDVPLLEAYCATL
- a CDS encoding DUF1496 domain-containing protein — protein: MMNKLIMAVLGSSLLLAAPAMANRPGIGNGADIVVPLPPQVWENSANANQNSAPTCHNCCIYNNKSYTEGAVVTADSIVLQCVRDPQVVGTNDLKWERMKK